The stretch of DNA TCGCTTTTAACAGCTTGTGATCAATATGGTCAAGCCCCCGGCGATCGACTTGTAAGCGCTCCAGTGCTTCCTGCGCTATTTCAAAGGTAATTATGCCATCGCCGCGCACCTGAGCATAATCGCGCACGCGCTTTAACAGCCGATTGGCTATCCTCGGGGTTCCCCGGGAGCGCCGGGCAATCTCTGCCGCGCCCTGCTCATCTATGGCCGTGCCGAAAATATCCGCTGTCCGCAGCACAACTTGACAAAGCTGTTCTTCATTATAATATTCAAGCAGGCTCAGCACACCGAAACGGTCGCGCAGCGGCGCCGAGAGCGATCCGGCTCGAGTCGTCGCTCCAATCAATGTAAACGGCGGCAAATCAAGACGGACAGAACGGGCACTCGGCCCTTTGCCGATCACAATATCTAAGCAAAAATCCTCCATGGCCGGATACAGCACTTCTTCAATTGCACGCGGGAGGCGATGAATTTCATCAATAAACAGCACATCTCCCGGTTCAAGCGCCGTCAAGACAGCCGCCAGATCTCCCGGCCGTTCAATAGCCGGTCCTGCCGTCGTCCGCAACTGAACCCCCATTTCATTGGCAATCACCGCAGCTAACGTCGTTTTTCCAAGTCCGGGAGGGCCATACAGCAGCACATGATCCAGCGTCTCTTCACGCTGGAGGGCTGCTTTGATGAATACTTCCAGATTCTCCTTAACTTGATTCTGGCCTATGTATTGCTTTAGAGTCTGAGGGCGGAGCGACTGTTCTTCATGCAATTCTGTCCTGTCAGCCGTTCCAGAAACCATTCGATCTTCCATCTTGATCCCTCCCTTTCCAGTCTATCCATTCAATAACAACTGCAACCCTTTGCGGATGTATTGATCTGTTGTCATTTTCTCTTGCTTCAGCTTTGCGGTGATTTTTTTGATTTCCCGCTGAGAATAGCCGAGCGCTTCAAGCGCCAAAATTGCTTCCTCAAGCTCTGCGGCAAAGGAAGATTCCTGTTCCGATTCCTTTGTTTGAAATAAATTCGGGAAATACTCGGGCACGACATCCGCAAGCTTTCCCTTCAAATCTAATATCATTTGCCGGGCTGTTTTCTTGCCGATCCCCGGAAACTTGATTAAAAACGACTCATTTTCCTGTTCAATCGCTGAAATAACCTGTCCCGGCTCTCCGCTTGCCAAAACGGCCAGCGCTCCTTTCGGTCCGATCCCCGAGACGCAGATTAATTTTTCAAAAAGCCGCTTCTCCTCTATTGTGGCAAATCCATACAGCGCTAAGACATCTTCGCGCACATGCTGATATACATATATCGTCATCAGCTGCTTTTCAAATTGAGAAAATGCAAATGGATTTGGCGTCAGCACTTGATAACCAATACCGCCATTTTCAATCACGATATATTCCGGTCCAATAAATTCTACACTGCCTTTTATATACTCGTACACGTTCTCTCCTCCTGCACACTACCCTTCATTGTATCATATCATGATGATTCTGAAACGAAAATCTATAAGAAACATCTGTTCCTTTCCGAACTAAAAAGACCAGCTTCTTTCTTCCATCTCTGGTAAAAGAAGCTGGTCCCGTGTGTCCGCACTGCTGCCTGAAACTTTAGTTTGGCGATACCATGCCGCCCGCTCCCGCCGAGCTGACATCCGGCTTTCCGCCCTTGTTGCTTGTTCTTTGATAAGGCGATTCCGCCTCCGTATTTTTGTTTTTCTCAACAGAAAGCACGCGTATGTCCTTTTCATGCAGCAGTTGCTCCAATTCTTTTTCAATATCGCCCTGGATCTTCACTTCATCATACTGGAGTTCTGCCTTTATTATTTTCAATGTCATCTTCCTTTCTGTGGATGAGTCGTTATTTCTTTCTTTCCCTGCCTCTCACTCATTAAACTCTCCGATCAAAAAAGGGTTGCATGAACACGAGATTTGCTGTAGTATTGACTCATCAGCTGCGTTGTACGTAATCTTAATAAAGTTTTAACCTTTAAACTGAAATAGGGAGTTTTATATTAAAGCAGGAATATCATGCCTCGGCAAAGAGGACGATAGGAGCGCTTTTGCAAACACCCACTTTATGGAGTGGTGGTTTTAAAACTCTATTAACCATACGGCAACAGCGGCCTTTCCATTACATACAAAGGGGCTGTCCCAAAAGTCGGTGAAACCGACTTTTGAGGACGGCCCCTGTTTTTTTTCTATTTTTAAGCACAAAAAAATCGCTCTTTCTTGTAAAATGTAAGTAACCAAACCAACACATACAAAAGGAGCGATTTTTTTATGAGCAGCCAAAAGACTACTCCCACAAATTATAACACGGACCAGTTGTCTTTACCACTAGAAACGGAAGAGGTGTCCACGCAAAAAAAGAACTTCCGTTCCAAACCTGTCTTTGTTTCCTATCAAACAGACCAGCTGATGCTTCCGATGGATCTCAGTGACTGGATTCCTGCACACCATGTCTCCCGTTTTATCCATGAGATGATTGAAAACATGCCCGATGAGCTGTTCATCAAGCCTTATAAAGGCGGCGGCCGAAGTGCCTATCACCCCAAAATGATGGTCAAAATTCTTCTTTATGCGTACTCGCAAAAGGTCTATTCCTGCCGAGGAATCGCGAAGATGCTAGACGAAAACCTGCCGATGATTTGGCTCTCTGCCATGCAAAAACCAGATTTCCGTACGATTAACCGTTTCCGCAGCGGCCAGATGAAATCCATGACGTAATANNNNNNNNNNNNNNNNNNNNNNNNNNNNNNNNNNNNNNNNNNNNNNNNNNNNNNNNNNNNNNNNNNNNNNNNNNNNNNNNNNNNNNNNNNNNNNNNNNNNNNNNNNNNNNNNNNNNNNNNNNNNNNNNNNNNNNNNNNNNNNNNNNNNNNNNNNNNNNNNNNNNNNNNNNNNNNNNNNNNNNNNNNNNNNNNNNNNNNNNNNNNNNNNNNNNNNNNNNNNNNNNNNNNNNNNNNNNNNNNNNNNNNNNNNNNNNNNNNNNNNNNNNNNNNNNNNNNNNNNNNNNNNNNNNNNNNNNNNNNNNNNNNNNNNNNNNNNNNNNNNNNNNNNNNNNNNNNNNNNNNNNNNNNNNNNNNNNNNNGAAATATAAACAACAAATGGAGACATACGGCGACCGAAACAGCTTTTCCAAAACCGATACAGATGCCACGTTTATGAGAATGAAAGAAGATCACATGAAAAACGGACAGCTAAAGCCTGGCTACAATGTGCAGATGGCAACGGAAAACCAATTTGTTTTGTTCTATACCATTCACCAGCGCCCAACGGATACTCGCTGTTTCATTCCGCACATGGAGAAACTGAAAGGCTCTCGCCTGCCGTTTCCGAAAAAAGTGATCGCCGATGCCGGCTATGGAAGCGAAAGCAACTATGTATATGCGACGGAAGAAAAAATGGACTATTTGATTCCTTATAATACCTATCTGAAAGAACAAAAACGCAGGTATAAAAAAGATCGTTTCCAGCCAAGGAACTGGACCTATATAGAAGAAGATGACGTATATATCTGTCCGAATGACCGCCGCATTCGCTTCAAACGTTATTCCACCCGTACGGATTCTTACGGGATGAAGAGAGATTTTAAAATTTATGAATGTGAGGATTGTACAGACTGCCCGCTGAAAGCCCTATGCACAAAATCGAAAGGGAACCGGCAGATTCATTACAACCCCGTGTACGAAGAAATGAAAGCAAAAGCCAAGAACAGCCTTTGGTCTGACGAGAACACACCGATTTATGCCCGGCGGAAAGTCGAGGTCGAAAGTGCGTTCGGTCATATCAAGGGCAATCGGTCGTTCCGCAGATTTTCCTTGCGGGGGATCGACAAGGTGCACACGGAATTTGGGATTGTGGCGTTAGCCCACAACTTCCTGAAAATGGCGGGCCTAGCCCAAACATTTTCAGGAAACCCGCTTACAATGAAAGAACGCGGAGAGAAAAACGAGTTGTTTTTCTCTCCGCGTTCTTATTTTAGGGGCTTATGGGACAGCCCCTTTTTTGATTCTGCAGCTCCTCTAGCCGCTCAGCTGTATTCTTGTTTGCATGATGACGATAACCTTACAAAAAGAGGTGTCTCTAAGCAGAGAAGGCGCGCTCCATCACTTGCTGTAGCGCGCGTCCGGGAGATCAATGGGACCGCCGTCCCGCAAATCATTGTCTAAATTGCGAAGGCGGCTGTACGAAGCATGATCGGTTGTTACTCTGAGCGTGTACCCGTTGGCATGCGGGGCAATGGCTTTTTGCACGCGTTTCTTGACAGTCCTCTCTTCTTTTCCCTCGTTTTGTAAATGGACTGCAACAAGCACGTCTTTGCCATTGATAAATGCCCGGGCATCCTTGACACCGCTTACGTTCTTTGCCGCTGCGGATAGCTGCTCCGCCAGCTTGCCGTCATAATTGGTGTAGTAGGAGCTTTTCGTCGTATTTTCTCTCAATCCACGATTGCCATGATAATTAATGTCCCGGCTGCGGGGATGCTCATTATCTCTTTCCAAAAGGCTGCGGTCTTCTTCAGCCAGCGGAACCGTTGGATTCGGAGCGTTTCCGGCTCCATCTTTCCCCCGCTCATCAGAGAAGCGATCCCCAGCTTGATCAAGGGAACGATCCCCCCCAAATCCGCTCTCGTTACCGTCGTTACATGCGGCTAATCCCATAGCTAAAACCGGCAAAATCAACAGTTTCCTCATCTTTTTCATTCTTCCACTCCTGGGACAGTAGTCAGGCTGTAAGCGCCCTCCTTAGTTTGCTGTGATTGATCTGAAGTTATGTCCATTTTAAAAAGAATTCTTCCCGCTGCTTAAATGAGCGAATCGCAATTTTGCAAACATGAGAAAAAAGCCAGCCCTTATCTTTCGGATCGGCAAGAATGAAGCGGCGGCATTCGCGGTACACATCCGTTGGGTACATCAGGAAAATACGAAATTCTTCATCGGTGCGATAAATTTCCAGCTCCTTATGCTCCATCAAGCGCGGAAGATTCCATTGCAGAATGGGAAGAACCCGGTTGCTCCACTGTAAGTAGTCGTACATGGCCGGCGCTTTTTGCGCCAAATCAAAATCAATTAAAAGCAGCTTCCCCTGATCTGTACGAAAAAAATTATGCGCCGCCACATCTCCATGAATGATGACCGGGCTTCTTGGTTTAAG from Bacillus xiapuensis encodes:
- the ruvB gene encoding Holliday junction branch migration DNA helicase RuvB is translated as MEDRMVSGTADRTELHEEQSLRPQTLKQYIGQNQVKENLEVFIKAALQREETLDHVLLYGPPGLGKTTLAAVIANEMGVQLRTTAGPAIERPGDLAAVLTALEPGDVLFIDEIHRLPRAIEEVLYPAMEDFCLDIVIGKGPSARSVRLDLPPFTLIGATTRAGSLSAPLRDRFGVLSLLEYYNEEQLCQVVLRTADIFGTAIDEQGAAEIARRSRGTPRIANRLLKRVRDYAQVRGDGIITFEIAQEALERLQVDRRGLDHIDHKLLKAIIERFRGGPVGIETIAASIGEEAVTIEDVYEPYLLQIGFLQRTPRGRIVSELVYQHFQMEVPTK
- a CDS encoding YhcN/YlaJ family sporulation lipoprotein — encoded protein: MKKMRKLLILPVLAMGLAACNDGNESGFGGDRSLDQAGDRFSDERGKDGAGNAPNPTVPLAEEDRSLLERDNEHPRSRDINYHGNRGLRENTTKSSYYTNYDGKLAEQLSAAAKNVSGVKDARAFINGKDVLVAVHLQNEGKEERTVKKRVQKAIAPHANGYTLRVTTDHASYSRLRNLDNDLRDGGPIDLPDARYSK
- the ruvA gene encoding Holliday junction branch migration protein RuvA, whose amino-acid sequence is MYEYIKGSVEFIGPEYIVIENGGIGYQVLTPNPFAFSQFEKQLMTIYVYQHVREDVLALYGFATIEEKRLFEKLICVSGIGPKGALAVLASGEPGQVISAIEQENESFLIKFPGIGKKTARQMILDLKGKLADVVPEYFPNLFQTKESEQESSFAAELEEAILALEALGYSQREIKKITAKLKQEKMTTDQYIRKGLQLLLNG
- a CDS encoding transposase, with product KYKQQMETYGDRNSFSKTDTDATFMRMKEDHMKNGQLKPGYNVQMATENQFVLFYTIHQRPTDTRCFIPHMEKLKGSRLPFPKKVIADAGYGSESNYVYATEEKMDYLIPYNTYLKEQKRRYKKDRFQPRNWTYIEEDDVYICPNDRRIRFKRYSTRTDSYGMKRDFKIYECEDCTDCPLKALCTKSKGNRQIHYNPVYEEMKAKAKNSLWSDENTPIYARRKVEVESAFGHIKGNRSFRRFSLRGIDKVHTEFGIVALAHNFLKMAGLAQTFSGNPLTMKERGEKNELFFSPRSYFRGLWDSPFFDSAAPLAAQLYSCLHDDDNLTKRGVSKQRRRAPSLAVARVREINGTAVPQIIV